From Salarias fasciatus chromosome 5, fSalaFa1.1, whole genome shotgun sequence, a single genomic window includes:
- the lsm3 gene encoding U6 snRNA-associated Sm-like protein LSm3: MADEVEQQPTTNTVEEPLDLIRLSLDERIYVKMKNDRELRGRLHAYDQHLNMILGDVEETVTTVEIDEETYEELYKSTKRNIPMLFVRGDGVVLVAPPLRVG, encoded by the exons ATGGCGGACGAAGTGGAGCAG CAACCGACCACCAACACCGTGGAGGAGCCGCTGGATCTGATCCGGCTCAGCCTGGACGAGCGGATCTACGTGAAGATGAAGAACGACCGGGAGCTCCGCGGCAGACTGCAT GCGTACGATCAGCATCTGAACATGATCCTGGGTGACGTGGAGGAGACGGTGACCACCGTGGAGATCGACGAGGAGACTTATGAAGAACTCTACAAG TCCACCAAGAGGAACATCCCCATGCTGTTCGTGCGAGGAGACGGCGTCGTGCTCGTAGCTCCGCCCCTCCGGGTCGGTTAA